A single window of Bordetella genomosp. 11 DNA harbors:
- a CDS encoding response regulator transcription factor: MTSAKRILIVEDDAHIAELLRLHLRDEGYDVVHAADGDNGLRLLEGGGWDLLVLDLMLPGVDGLEICRRARAMTRYTPIIVTSARASEVHRIIGLELGADDYLAKPFSMMELVARVKALLRRVEALARDARMEGGMLDIAGLRIDPLAREAFVDGNAVDLTPREFDLLYFFARHPGKVFSRMDLLHEVWGYQHDGYEHTVNTHINRLRLKVEANPAEPRRILTVWGKGYRFAAAGGGDAA; encoded by the coding sequence ATGACCTCCGCAAAACGCATCCTTATCGTCGAAGACGACGCCCATATCGCCGAACTGCTGCGCCTGCACCTGCGCGACGAAGGCTACGACGTGGTCCACGCCGCGGACGGCGACAACGGCCTGCGCCTGCTGGAAGGCGGGGGCTGGGACCTGCTCGTGCTCGATCTCATGCTGCCGGGCGTGGACGGGCTGGAGATCTGCCGCCGCGCGCGCGCGATGACCCGCTACACGCCCATCATCGTAACCAGCGCCCGCGCCAGCGAAGTCCATCGCATCATCGGCCTGGAGCTGGGCGCCGACGACTACCTGGCCAAGCCTTTCTCCATGATGGAGCTGGTCGCCCGCGTGAAGGCCCTGCTGCGCCGCGTGGAGGCGCTGGCCCGCGACGCCCGCATGGAAGGCGGCATGCTCGATATCGCCGGCCTGCGCATCGATCCGCTCGCGCGCGAGGCCTTCGTCGACGGCAACGCCGTGGACCTGACGCCGCGCGAGTTCGACCTGCTGTATTTCTTCGCGCGCCATCCCGGCAAGGTTTTCTCCCGCATGGACCTGCTGCACGAGGTCTGGGGCTACCAGCACGATGGCTACGAACATACGGTCAATACGCACATCAACCGGCTGCGCCTGAAGGTAGAGGCCAATCCCGCGGAGCCCCGGCGCATCCTGACGGTATGGGGCAAGGGCTACCGTTTCGCGGCGGCCGGCGGCGGGGATGCCGCATGA
- a CDS encoding sensor histidine kinase, translated as MRHLSLSQRLSLVFAVLLLACTAAAAWLQINANHLREEETAQRLSSGLARHIADSAPLMDADGLRPGAVRDLFDKLMAVNPSVEVYLLSRDGRIVGDAAPRGHLKRERVDMEPVRQLLAGAPLPVLGDDPRSATGRKVFDAAPLTVRGENAGYVYVVLQGERRDALSANLAASATTRTMLMSLGLVALCCLIAGLVAFALITRPLRRLTAVVRDFDANEQAATETLRASPAAAMPPAGGDEIGVLEQAFRQMAARIAEQWRELSRQDQQRRELVANISHDLRTPLTSLHGYLETLLIKADTLDDADRRRYLEIALGQSRKVGRLAQSLFELARLESGLIQPDKEVFALPDLVQDVFQKFELAAEARGLHLSAGFDRDLPPVEADIGMIDRVLTNLLDNAIRHSPSGGTVDVRMSADRGAAIVTVGDDGPGIPEPLRENLFTRASVWRSDRAESGGLGLLAVHRILALHGGDIRLVPRSGRGAVFEFRLPAAAARPTTPAA; from the coding sequence ATGAGGCACCTGAGCCTGTCGCAGCGCCTGTCCCTGGTCTTCGCGGTGCTGCTGTTGGCATGTACGGCGGCGGCGGCCTGGCTGCAGATCAACGCCAACCACTTGCGGGAAGAGGAAACCGCGCAGCGCTTGTCCAGCGGACTGGCGCGGCACATCGCCGACAGCGCGCCGCTGATGGACGCGGACGGGCTGCGTCCCGGCGCCGTGCGGGATTTGTTCGACAAGCTGATGGCCGTCAACCCCAGCGTCGAGGTCTACCTGTTGTCCAGGGACGGTCGTATCGTCGGCGACGCGGCGCCGCGTGGACACCTCAAGCGCGAGCGGGTCGATATGGAGCCGGTGCGGCAGCTGCTGGCCGGCGCCCCCCTGCCTGTCCTTGGCGACGATCCGCGCAGCGCGACAGGGCGCAAGGTCTTCGATGCCGCGCCTTTGACGGTACGCGGCGAGAACGCGGGCTATGTCTACGTGGTCCTGCAGGGAGAGCGGCGCGACGCCCTGTCGGCCAATCTGGCCGCCAGCGCGACGACGCGCACGATGCTGATGTCCCTGGGGCTCGTGGCCCTGTGCTGCCTGATAGCCGGGCTGGTTGCCTTCGCCCTGATCACGCGGCCGCTGCGTCGATTGACGGCGGTGGTGCGGGACTTCGACGCCAATGAGCAGGCCGCCACCGAGACCTTGCGCGCATCGCCGGCGGCCGCCATGCCGCCCGCCGGCGGCGATGAAATCGGCGTGCTGGAACAGGCCTTCCGCCAGATGGCGGCCCGCATCGCGGAGCAATGGCGCGAGCTCAGCCGGCAGGACCAGCAGCGGCGCGAGCTCGTCGCCAATATTTCACACGACCTGCGCACGCCGCTGACCTCCCTGCACGGATACCTGGAAACCCTGCTGATAAAGGCCGATACCCTGGATGACGCGGACCGGCGCCGCTACCTGGAGATCGCCCTGGGACAAAGCCGCAAGGTCGGCCGCCTGGCGCAATCCCTGTTCGAGCTGGCGAGGCTGGAATCCGGCCTGATCCAGCCGGATAAGGAAGTCTTCGCGCTGCCCGACCTCGTGCAGGATGTCTTCCAGAAATTCGAGCTCGCGGCCGAAGCGCGCGGCCTGCACCTGTCGGCCGGCTTCGACCGCGATCTACCGCCTGTGGAGGCGGACATTGGCATGATCGACCGGGTTCTGACCAATCTGCTCGACAATGCCATCCGCCATAGCCCGTCGGGCGGTACGGTAGACGTTCGCATGAGCGCTGACCGGGGCGCGGCCATCGTCACGGTCGGCGACGACGGACCGGGTATACCCGAGCCCCTGCGCGAAAATCTCTTCACCCGCGCCTCCGTATGGCGCTCGGATCGCGCCGAGTCCGGCGGCCTGGGCCTGCTTGCCGTGCATCGCATTCTCGCCTTGCATGGCGGCGATATACGGCTGGTGCCGCGATCGGGCCGGGGGGCCGTCTTCGAATTTCGCCTCCCCGCGGCGGCCGCCCGGCCGACCACGCCCGCCGCGTAG
- a CDS encoding glucosamine inositolphosphorylceramide transferase family protein: MDKKTVALLVNATNQPGWVHDVAQWLSREEHFQIAALIVAWDDTQSAERSLPWSRDPLGTVARLESRMLETRHRAQLATSELTASLPPGTPVLDLGVTRGHGGLLAADPEQLRDLIALRLDVILILGAPAIRGELASLPTHGVWMPVHSDLKDQQHVAHAGFWEVYQRADHTTVKLWRLGATEQADELLDARSFNTEVFWLKNRARALSLANLMIFDTLQAMAQPERRKQPSSSLQIHTAMTRPQPAQWDGAAYLARQAWLASSMVLRRAMKRNVRWRIGMCPTGRQEVVTSEAAVMVPPKGRFFADPFVYTRNGQPYIFFEDYYFRERKGKISVATYIDGAFRFLGVVLDLPYHLSFPYIFEYGGATYMVPETCGNRTIELWKCTEFPLKWELHCRLMDNISAVDTIVFPYGGHWWLFTNIDRTDGVSHCDELFAFYADRPDTDRWTPHALNPIVHSPVKARNAGVILAPDGSVVRCAQSQGFQHYGNGVSLNRIEELTPHTYREADGPVNYPSFLRKPYASMHHWHHHGGHTVFDFAFME, from the coding sequence ATGGACAAGAAGACCGTTGCGTTGCTCGTGAATGCCACGAACCAGCCTGGATGGGTGCATGACGTCGCCCAGTGGCTATCGCGTGAAGAACACTTCCAGATCGCCGCGCTGATCGTCGCCTGGGACGATACGCAGTCCGCCGAACGCAGCCTGCCGTGGTCGCGCGACCCGCTGGGGACCGTGGCGCGGCTGGAATCGCGCATGCTGGAAACCCGCCACCGCGCGCAGCTGGCGACCAGCGAGCTGACGGCATCCCTGCCTCCCGGTACGCCGGTGCTGGACCTGGGGGTCACCCGTGGCCATGGCGGCCTGCTGGCGGCCGATCCGGAGCAACTGCGCGATCTGATCGCACTGCGCCTGGACGTCATTCTGATCCTGGGCGCGCCGGCGATACGGGGGGAGCTGGCTTCCCTGCCGACCCACGGGGTATGGATGCCCGTGCACTCGGACCTCAAGGACCAGCAGCACGTGGCCCATGCCGGGTTCTGGGAGGTGTATCAGCGCGCCGACCACACCACGGTCAAGCTGTGGCGGCTGGGGGCGACCGAGCAGGCCGATGAACTCCTGGACGCGCGCAGCTTCAACACCGAAGTGTTCTGGCTGAAGAACCGCGCGCGCGCGCTGAGCCTCGCCAACCTGATGATCTTCGATACCTTGCAGGCGATGGCGCAGCCGGAGCGGCGCAAGCAGCCCTCGTCGTCGCTGCAGATCCATACGGCGATGACTCGGCCGCAGCCAGCCCAATGGGACGGCGCCGCTTACCTGGCACGCCAGGCATGGCTGGCCTCGAGCATGGTGCTGCGCCGCGCCATGAAGCGCAATGTGCGGTGGCGCATCGGTATGTGCCCGACCGGGCGCCAGGAGGTCGTTACCTCAGAGGCAGCGGTCATGGTGCCGCCGAAGGGGCGGTTCTTCGCCGACCCCTTCGTGTATACGCGCAACGGGCAACCCTATATTTTTTTCGAGGATTATTACTTCCGCGAGCGTAAAGGGAAGATATCGGTCGCCACGTATATCGACGGAGCCTTCCGCTTTCTGGGCGTGGTGCTGGACCTGCCTTATCACCTGAGTTTCCCCTACATTTTCGAATACGGCGGGGCTACCTATATGGTCCCGGAAACCTGCGGTAACCGAACCATCGAATTGTGGAAATGCACGGAATTCCCGCTTAAATGGGAATTACATTGCAGGCTGATGGATAATATTTCGGCCGTGGATACCATCGTTTTCCCTTACGGCGGGCATTGGTGGCTATTCACGAACATCGATCGAACCGATGGCGTCAGCCATTGCGACGAACTGTTCGCCTTCTATGCCGACCGTCCCGACACGGACCGCTGGACGCCGCATGCGCTGAATCCGATCGTCCATAGCCCCGTCAAGGCCCGCAACGCCGGGGTGATCCTGGCGCCGGACGGCAGCGTGGTCCGCTGCGCCCAGTCGCAGGGCTTCCAGCACTACGGCAACGGGGTATCGCTGAACCGGATAGAGGAGCTTACGCCCCATACCTACCGGGAGGCCGACGGCCCTGTGAATTACCCCAGTTTCCTGCGCAAACCATACGCTTCCATGCATCACTGGCATCACCACGGCGGCCATACCGTGTTCGACTTTGCATTTATGGAATAA
- a CDS encoding response regulator transcription factor yields the protein MSKMVLIEAHPLLRLGLRQILGKVEGVWEIVGLDLANLDEAAEQNRGAELLIFGLPIETETGWQALADVRRVLAPKRILLLVDNMPMQALSRLPEGSIHGCLMKTASIEVLEAAIRLVMAGGQCFPSGQMAQPSATADAPAAATVQHAPANTSMMMAGDGDHAASQKMAMPITAGAQLLKITPRQYEVLVLLSRGYPIKTVSRMLNISVATAKTHACTLYQRLQVKNKGEAVYTALQRGATLDWDSSGANGSSYERNRL from the coding sequence ATGTCGAAAATGGTCTTGATCGAGGCTCATCCACTTTTAAGGCTGGGTCTGCGTCAAATTCTGGGCAAGGTTGAAGGCGTGTGGGAAATCGTCGGTCTGGATCTGGCGAATCTGGACGAAGCCGCTGAGCAAAACCGCGGTGCCGAACTTCTGATTTTCGGCTTGCCGATCGAAACCGAAACCGGTTGGCAAGCGTTGGCGGATGTGCGTCGGGTGCTCGCGCCCAAGCGCATCCTCCTGCTGGTGGACAACATGCCGATGCAGGCCCTGTCCCGTCTTCCGGAAGGAAGCATCCATGGATGCCTGATGAAAACGGCATCGATCGAGGTGCTGGAAGCCGCCATACGGCTGGTGATGGCGGGAGGGCAATGCTTTCCGAGCGGCCAGATGGCGCAACCGTCGGCCACCGCCGATGCGCCCGCGGCGGCGACGGTGCAGCATGCGCCTGCCAATACCTCGATGATGATGGCCGGCGACGGCGATCACGCGGCCAGCCAGAAGATGGCAATGCCGATCACGGCCGGGGCGCAGTTGCTGAAGATCACGCCGCGGCAATACGAAGTCCTGGTTCTGCTGTCGCGCGGCTATCCGATCAAAACGGTCAGCCGCATGCTCAATATTTCCGTGGCGACGGCAAAGACCCACGCTTGCACGCTGTACCAGCGGCTGCAGGTGAAAAACAAAGGGGAGGCGGTATACACGGCCTTGCAACGTGGCGCGACGCTGGATTGGGATTCCAGCGGTGCCAATGGATCCAGTTATGAGCGCAACCGGCTCTAG
- a CDS encoding helix-turn-helix transcriptional regulator, with protein sequence MTTVLIEEYAILRIAIQHILETARSPESVMAMAPQKLNELSLSAVRPVELLVLGIAGVTDNDLHLLSASMSLLAPRHTLVLHDALDPRFMLEAARSGVCGLLPKSSTTEAITAAVHLVLAGGQCFPRTIVEATQTTPHLPGRGHAAIRMLTPRQEEILRLLAKGRTMREISREIGISVATVKSHARTLYWKLNARNQAEAAYIAVQEGLLRDEAPEAKGDEPSPG encoded by the coding sequence ATGACTACCGTCCTGATCGAGGAATACGCGATTCTGCGCATCGCCATCCAACACATCCTGGAGACCGCGCGCAGCCCCGAAAGTGTCATGGCCATGGCGCCGCAGAAGTTGAACGAGTTGTCCTTATCCGCGGTGCGTCCCGTGGAATTGCTGGTCCTGGGAATCGCCGGAGTCACGGATAACGACTTGCACTTGTTATCGGCATCGATGTCGCTGCTGGCGCCCCGCCACACGCTGGTGCTGCACGATGCGCTCGACCCGCGCTTCATGCTGGAGGCGGCGCGCTCGGGTGTTTGCGGGCTGCTTCCCAAATCGTCCACCACCGAAGCCATTACGGCCGCCGTGCACCTGGTGCTGGCCGGCGGACAGTGTTTTCCGCGCACGATCGTCGAGGCGACGCAGACCACGCCGCATTTGCCAGGGCGCGGCCATGCGGCGATACGGATGCTCACGCCCAGGCAGGAAGAGATCCTTCGGCTGCTGGCGAAGGGCCGCACGATGCGCGAGATCAGCCGGGAAATCGGCATCTCCGTCGCTACCGTGAAAAGCCACGCGCGCACCCTGTATTGGAAGCTGAACGCCCGCAACCAGGCTGAAGCGGCCTATATCGCCGTGCAGGAGGGGTTGCTGCGCGACGAGGCGCCGGAGGCGAAAGGCGACGAGCCGTCGCCCGGCTGA